The genomic DNA CAATATAAAAAAGTAAGAACTGGAAAAGCAATTTTAGATGGTTACTTGCTGGGGAAACATTGTATTTTATGGTATCTTGATAAAAATAACCCAAGGGGAAACTCAATAAACAGAAATGATCCTCAACTTTGGAGATGGGAAAAACCGATTAATGGTTTTTCTCTCCAGGAAGACGAAGAAAAAGAGGAGAAAAAAAATAATACTGGAACTAAAAAAACTAAACCTAAAACCACTCCAACTCCAACTCCCACTCCCACTCCAACGCCAACTCCCACTCCAACGCCAGCACCAACCACCACTCCTACAACACCTCCAGGAGAAGAAGGTAAATTAAAGCCCAGCGCAATTTTAGAGACACAAATTAGAAATCTTATAAAAAGAACTTCTACTTTCTTAATCTACAATCGCGTTTTTTGTGTGTCTTAGGCGGCACTTATTCTCTTTAGTAAATTGAATTCCAATTACATCAATCTGCCATTCATTAGGAATTTTTTTCTCCGAAAGATAAAGTCTTGCTGTTCTTATAATTTTAACTCTTTTTTGGTAACCAACTTGCTCTTCTGGTAAAAAATAGAACTCATCAGAAAAATATCGAAGAGTTTTTACTTCAAAAAAAATAATTTTCTTGTTTTTTTCTGCGATAATATCAATCTCGCCCCAAGGCCTCCTAAAATTTCTTTCTAAAATTTTATACTTTTTACTTAAAAGATATTCCTTTGCGATATCTTCTCCGATATTTCCCAATTTTTTTTCTTTTAACACGTTTCTTTTGTTATATTTTATTAGATGATAAAATATTATAAGCTACATGAGAATTTTCGCAAAAAATAGAAGAGCTTTTTTTGATTATCAAATAATTGAAAAATACGAAGCTGGTATTGAGCTTTTTGGTTTTGAAGTAAAATCAATTAAAAATGGGAAAATTTCACTTAGAGGCTCTTTTGTAATTGAAAGTAGGGGAGAAATTTACTTGTTAAACGCCTCTATTAGTCCATATCAGCCAAAAAACACGCCAAAAGAGTACGAGCCGACACGCAGAAGAAAACTACTTTTAAAGAAAAAAGAAATCAACACTTTAATCGGCAAATCAAAACAACAAGGATTGACATTAATTCCTCTTCGGGTATATAATAAGGGGTACAAAATAAAGATAGAGATAGCTCTTGCAAAAAGCAAAAAGAAATTTCAGAAAAAAGAAAAAAAGAAAGAAAGGGATATAAAAAGAGAGATGGAAAGAGAAACGAAAGAAAATTTATAAAAGGGGGTGATGGGAATCGACAGAATTTTTTTCAAAATAGATGCAGGTAGAGTTTGGGCTCTTTAAAACCCAAAAAAATATTAAGTGCAAACTTAATTCAAAAAGCAAAAAGCGCTGTAGCTTCGCTATTTAGCGTTCCAGCTTTATCTCTTGCTTAATTTTAAGCAAGGTGCTCTGTTTTTTGATTCTTGATAAAAAAACGGGGTTTATAATTTCAAGATAGATAACTTTTTAGCTTGGAAAAGTCTATCGAAAAGAACAAGCAAAATCGTAAATTTTTTGTCCAGTTCAAAGTTTACGATAAAAAAACTGGAATAAACCTGTAGATTCTATGCTGATTACTTTCTGGACGCGAGTTCAACTCTCGCCATCTCCAAATAAAGCTTTTAACGCTTGTAATTACAGATACTAATCTGAGAAAACCAAGGGTCAACAATCAAATAACAGAAAGAGAAATTAGGGTTATAGGCAAAGAAGGAGAAAATTTAGGAGTTCTTTCTCTTGAAGAATCACTCCAATATGCAAAGGAGTGTGGTTTGGATTTAATAGAAATTTCAAGAAACAGTAATCCTCCAGTTTGTAAGGTAATGGATCTTGGAAAATACATGTATCAGGAAGAAAAAAAAGCAAAAAAGAAAAGGAAAGGGGCAAAAATTGGAAAATTAAAAAATATTAGAATATCACTTAGGATTTCTGAACATGATCTTGAGACTAAAATAAATCAAACAAAGAAATTTTTAGAAAAGGGCTATAAAGCTAGAATCGAAGTCTTCCTTAGGGGAAGAGAAAAAGCCTTATCTAATTTAGCAAGAGAAAAACTCGAGACTGTTTTTGGAAATATAAACACAAAAATGCCCTTAAAAAAAGAGGGTGAAATAAAAAGAAATCCAAGAGGAATGGAAATAATAATATCAAAGAAATAAAATATTATGAAAACAAGAAAATCAATTACAAAACGTTTTAAAATTACAAAATCAGGAAAGGTCTTGCATAGAATGCCAGGGCAAAACCACTTCAGAGCAAAAAAAACAGGGAATCAAATCAGACAAAAAAGAAAATTTGTGGAGCTCGACAAAAAAACAGCAAAAAAAATTAAACAGGCATTAAAATTTGCTCCCAGAAAAAAATCTAAAAAATAAATACTATGGTTAGAGTAAAAAGATCAATAACGGCAAAGAAAAAAAGAAAAAAAGCTTTAAAAGAAGCTAAGGGTTTTAAATGGTCAAGAAAAACAAGATATAGACAAGCTAAAGAAGCTTTAATGCATGCCAAGTCATATCAATACAGAGATAGACGCAGAAAAAAAAGAGAAAGAAGAAGTCTTTGGCAAATAAGAATTAATGCTGCTGTGAGAAAAGAAAACCTTTCTTATAGTAAATTTATCAATCTTCTGAAAAAGAAAAAAATAGAAATTGACAGAAAAATACTTTCAGAAATTGCAAAAAATCATCCCGAAATTTTCAAAAAAATAATAGAAACTGTAAAAGAAAAATAAAAAATCCGCTCCAAGGAGCGGATTTTTTGATATTTTATATTTCATTCCTAAAATCTTCTTCTTGAAGTATTTTCTTCTTAAGGTCTAACCCTTTATTATAACCCCCAAGCTTCCCATCTGACCTTATAACTCTATGGCAGGGAATTTTAGGATTTTTATTTTTGTTCAAAACACTGCCAACAGCCCGCCACGCCCCTGGAAATCCCGCAACATCTGCGACTTCTTTATATGTCATCACTTTACCTCTGTCTATCCCTTTTACAATCTCGTAGACTCTTATTTTAAAATTGGAACGCATAATATAAAAATTACATTATTTCTCTAAATAAAGAAAGATAATCTCTTAGTAGTCTTGACATTAAAAAATTTTCCTTTACAGATTCCCTCGCCTTTCTTCCTATTTTTCTTCTAAGTTTTTTATCTTCAATTATTTTTATAATTTTTTTTGCAGTTTCCTCAGGTGACTTTACTAAAAATCCATTTTCTTCATTTTTTATTTGTTTTTTAATGCCTCCGATATTTCCACCGATAACAACCTTCCCTTTCCACATCGCTTCGGTAACTGTAAGACCAAATCCTTCTTTTATTGATTTTTGCAAAACAACATTTGATGCTCTTTGGATTACATTCACGAAAATATCTACATCTATTCCTTTTGTGGTTTTGGGTTCTCCAAATAAAAAAACATCTTTCTCTTTAATTGTTCTTTTTTTAATTTCTTTATACATTTTCTCACTTCCGGGATCGTCCTTTGCTAAAAAAATACCAGCGAGTACAAGTTGTAATTCTGGAACTTTCTTTTTTGCTATTTTATATGCTTTTAAAACGCCTAGAGGATCTTTCCATAGGTCAAATCTTGAAATTTGAGAAATTAAAGGTTTTTTTGAATTAATTCCTAATTTTTTAAGTATAGTTTTTATTTGAGTGCTTGACATTGTTTTATTCTTTAGTGAGAAAGGATCAATAGCTGGTTGAAAAATATTAATTTTATCCTTTGGAATTTCCTTGCAAGCAAAATCTTCTGCGCTAAAAATTATTTTATCATAAGCTTCTAAAATTGGCAGAAAAAAATCAAAAGTTTTTTTATTTGGAGAAGAAGTATCTATATGAAAACGAGAAATTGCAGGATGCATGTGAGGCACAAATTTAATCAATCCTGCAGGTTGAGGATCGTGTATTACCCAAACATCTGCTTTAATATCATTAAAAAGTTTTGCAATATTTTCTAAATGAGAAAGATAATAATCAAAAAAATCATCTGGTATGTTTTTCTTTGCGCCCTGCAAAGAATCATGCAGAAACTTTTTATCAAAAAATTCCTCATCCCCCGGAATTGTATACCATTCTGCACAAAGCCCCACGTTTTCCATTAAAGGAACAAGTGTTTTTAAAATTTCGGCTACTCCCCCGCCTTCTGGGGTTGAATTTACATGAACGACTTTTAAATCTCGCAATTTTCTTGCTAATTTTTTAACTTCCGCAAAAAGAACCTCACTAATAAGTCCTCTATATCTTTTAAAATCTTGTTTTTTTGTTTTTACTTTTTCTAGCATCATTATTATTATTTGAAATCTATCTTCTGTTGACTAAATTTATATTCTAAAAGAAAATTATTAGCTTTATTTAAAATTTCTTTAGCATTCCTAAAGGTTATTTTTTTAAAAGCTTCGTCGTATAATAACCAAGCAAAATCTATGTGCTCATGGGAAATTTTCACTTCTTTGTCTTTTGTTTCTGCTAAATAAAAAATAACTTCTTTAAAAATAAGTGGCCCTTTCTTTTTTTTGTAACTTTCTTTAAAAAAATAAGTTATCCTTTCCCGGAATCCTTCAATAAAATCAATTTCCTCTATACTTGTTTCCTCTTTAATTTCTCTTAAAGAGGCTGTTTTTTCATTCTCGCCTTCCTCAACATGACCCTTGGGAAAATCCCAATGACCGGCTTCATAATGTAAAAGAAGGTAGTAAATTTTACCACCCCCTTTGCGAAAAATAATTGCGCCTGCTGATTTTTCTTTTTTTATTCTTTTCGTTCCTGCTGCCATTTTTCTATAATTTTTTTCTCAATTTGTTTAGCTATTTTAGGATTATCTGAAAGAAATGATTTTGCTTTTTCTAATCCACTTCCAAGCTTTGTACTCTCAAATTCAAAAGTGTTCCCTTTTTTATTTACAACGCCATATTTTACTCCGGCGTTTATAACATCACTATATCTTGAAATACCTTCATTATAAATAATATCAAATTCGCCGGTCCTGAAAGGGGGGGCTACTTTATTTTTAACTATCTTTACCTTAATGCGATTTCCAACTATATCTTCGCCTCTCTTAATTTTTGCAATTGGTCTTAAATCCACCCTAACTGATGCATAAAACTTAAGGGCTTTACCGCCAGGAGTAGTTTCTGGATTTCCAAAACCAAATGTTGAAATTTTCATTCTGGTTTGGTTCAAAAATATAATTGCAGTTCCAGATTTTGCAGCAATTGCTGTCAATTTCCTTAGAGCCTGTGACATTAATCTTGCCTGTAATCCAATTTGCTGATCCCCCATTTCTCCCTCAATTTCAGAACGAGGAGTCAATGCAGCCACCGAGTCAACAACAATTAAAGAAACTTTTCCGGATCTTACGAGAGTCTCTACAATATCCAAGGCTTGTTCACCTGTGTCTGGCTGTGAAATTAAAAGATCGTTTACTTTAACGCCAATTCTTTTTCCATAATCAGGATCTAAGGCGTGTTCTGCATCAACAAATGCCGCAATATCTCCTTTCTTTTGAACTTCAGCGATTGCATGTAATGCTACAGTTGTTTTTCCAGAGCTTTCTGGCCCAAAAACTTCAATTATTCTCCCCTTTGGAAAACCACCAATACCAAGGGCAAGGTTTAATGTAATTGATGAGGTAGGAATAGCCTCAACATCAACTGCTTTTACCTCTCCAAGCTTCATTATAGCCCCCTCTCCAAATTTATCTTTTATTGCTTCGACTGTATCTTCTAAATTATCTCCTGTTTCAATTTTTTTATTTTTTGGCATAACTTTTTTGTTTCTTATTAATAATATAAATATATTTTACCATCTATTTTTCTGAATGCCAGTGTAATAACCTATGTTATTTGTAACAACATGCAAAAGGAAAGATATTGCCATTATAAAAACCCAGTGCAAAATACCAAAGTTAAGATGCAAATAAAAATTTAAGTATGGAGTTAAAAATAAAAAAGCGCCAATAACAAAATCTAACTGATCAAATGGTATCCAGGGAGTGCCGGGCTTGATGTTAAAACGACGTTTAAAAAAAGAAAAAAACGCATCGCCAAACATTGCGCCAAAACACATCAAAAAACCAAAAAGCAGAATATTAATAGTATTATAATTTATAAAACTAATCTTTTGGAAAAAATCATAGCGGTAAAGATAAGCCTGTAAAAAAATAACCAGAAAACCAAAAAGAGGACCAAAAGTAAATCCTCTCCATGTCTTTGAAACGCCAAGAATTACTTTTCCGTTTATCGTCTTTCCAAAATCAAGAGGCTTGTCAAATTTTTTAAGAAATGGAATTCGACGAGTTAAAGACGCCATCATATTAGTAATAAGACCGGGTGTAAAAAA from Candidatus Paceibacterota bacterium includes the following:
- the recA gene encoding recombinase RecA codes for the protein MPKNKKIETGDNLEDTVEAIKDKFGEGAIMKLGEVKAVDVEAIPTSSITLNLALGIGGFPKGRIIEVFGPESSGKTTVALHAIAEVQKKGDIAAFVDAEHALDPDYGKRIGVKVNDLLISQPDTGEQALDIVETLVRSGKVSLIVVDSVAALTPRSEIEGEMGDQQIGLQARLMSQALRKLTAIAAKSGTAIIFLNQTRMKISTFGFGNPETTPGGKALKFYASVRVDLRPIAKIKRGEDIVGNRIKVKIVKNKVAPPFRTGEFDIIYNEGISRYSDVINAGVKYGVVNKKGNTFEFESTKLGSGLEKAKSFLSDNPKIAKQIEKKIIEKWQQERKE
- the rplT gene encoding 50S ribosomal protein L20 — protein: MVRVKRSITAKKKRKKALKEAKGFKWSRKTRYRQAKEALMHAKSYQYRDRRRKKRERRSLWQIRINAAVRKENLSYSKFINLLKKKKIEIDRKILSEIAKNHPEIFKKIIETVKEK
- a CDS encoding YraN family protein, whose translation is MLKEKKLGNIGEDIAKEYLLSKKYKILERNFRRPWGEIDIIAEKNKKIIFFEVKTLRYFSDEFYFLPEEQVGYQKRVKIIRTARLYLSEKKIPNEWQIDVIGIQFTKENKCRLRHTKNAIVD
- a CDS encoding 50S ribosomal protein L35, with product MKTRKSITKRFKITKSGKVLHRMPGQNHFRAKKTGNQIRQKRKFVELDKKTAKKIKQALKFAPRKKSKK
- a CDS encoding bis(5'-nucleosyl)-tetraphosphatase, whose protein sequence is MKKEKSAGAIIFRKGGGKIYYLLLHYEAGHWDFPKGHVEEGENEKTASLREIKEETSIEEIDFIEGFRERITYFFKESYKKKKGPLIFKEVIFYLAETKDKEVKISHEHIDFAWLLYDEAFKKITFRNAKEILNKANNFLLEYKFSQQKIDFK
- a CDS encoding glycosyltransferase — its product is MMLEKVKTKKQDFKRYRGLISEVLFAEVKKLARKLRDLKVVHVNSTPEGGGVAEILKTLVPLMENVGLCAEWYTIPGDEEFFDKKFLHDSLQGAKKNIPDDFFDYYLSHLENIAKLFNDIKADVWVIHDPQPAGLIKFVPHMHPAISRFHIDTSSPNKKTFDFFLPILEAYDKIIFSAEDFACKEIPKDKINIFQPAIDPFSLKNKTMSSTQIKTILKKLGINSKKPLISQISRFDLWKDPLGVLKAYKIAKKKVPELQLVLAGIFLAKDDPGSEKMYKEIKKRTIKEKDVFLFGEPKTTKGIDVDIFVNVIQRASNVVLQKSIKEGFGLTVTEAMWKGKVVIGGNIGGIKKQIKNEENGFLVKSPEETAKKIIKIIEDKKLRRKIGRKARESVKENFLMSRLLRDYLSLFREIM
- a CDS encoding CDP-archaeol synthase yields the protein MIQNINSPSFFYFVLSCLYFFTPGLITNMMASLTRRIPFLKKFDKPLDFGKTINGKVILGVSKTWRGFTFGPLFGFLVIFLQAYLYRYDFFQKISFINYNTINILLFGFLMCFGAMFGDAFFSFFKRRFNIKPGTPWIPFDQLDFVIGAFLFLTPYLNFYLHLNFGILHWVFIMAISFLLHVVTNNIGYYTGIQKNRW
- a CDS encoding MGMT family protein: MRSNFKIRVYEIVKGIDRGKVMTYKEVADVAGFPGAWRAVGSVLNKNKNPKIPCHRVIRSDGKLGGYNKGLDLKKKILQEEDFRNEI
- the infC gene encoding translation initiation factor IF-3, encoding MRKPRVNNQITEREIRVIGKEGENLGVLSLEESLQYAKECGLDLIEISRNSNPPVCKVMDLGKYMYQEEKKAKKKRKGAKIGKLKNIRISLRISEHDLETKINQTKKFLEKGYKARIEVFLRGREKALSNLAREKLETVFGNINTKMPLKKEGEIKRNPRGMEIIISKK
- the smpB gene encoding SsrA-binding protein SmpB, which produces MRIFAKNRRAFFDYQIIEKYEAGIELFGFEVKSIKNGKISLRGSFVIESRGEIYLLNASISPYQPKNTPKEYEPTRRRKLLLKKKEINTLIGKSKQQGLTLIPLRVYNKGYKIKIEIALAKSKKKFQKKEKKKERDIKREMERETKENL